The Pseudoalteromonas sp. DL-6 genome has a window encoding:
- a CDS encoding alanine/glycine:cation symporter family protein gives MFETVVKSVNGLLWGEGQVLIYILLFTGIWFSVRLKAIQLVKFKHMFSLLKGSSKCNKNDISSFQALCTGLCARVGTGNLAGVAVAISLGGSGAIFWMWVIAILGMATGFAESILGQVYKIRDSNGEFRGGPAYYIQQGLGSRAFAIVFAACLFLGYGFTFSAMQTNTITDALNYAFEIPTFYSGVVITLLAGSIILGGFKAIARFAERVVPVMGIVFVLVAVVITLINFTQVPAMLKDIFLSAFGLQEAGAGAMGAAIKNGIQRGLYSNEAGAGSVPHASASASPMPNHPATQGYIQMLGVFFDTIVLCSCTAVIILLADVDISGEMEGIRLTQSAMTSHLAQGGVYFVAAAITLFAFTSVVANYAYAESNLHLFKLDNKVGRGIYTLLYLSMMLWGASATLKQVWDLADIALGLMTVVNVIAIILLTPTILSVTNDYHTQRDKGIEPEFKVKNVKVQGKCEDGIWD, from the coding sequence ATGTTTGAAACAGTAGTAAAAAGTGTCAATGGCCTTTTATGGGGCGAAGGGCAAGTACTTATTTACATTCTCCTATTTACCGGAATATGGTTTTCAGTACGCTTAAAAGCAATTCAACTAGTTAAATTTAAGCACATGTTTAGCCTGCTAAAAGGCAGTAGTAAGTGTAATAAAAACGATATTTCATCATTTCAAGCGCTCTGTACTGGGCTGTGTGCTCGAGTAGGCACAGGTAATTTAGCCGGAGTGGCTGTAGCAATATCACTCGGTGGTAGCGGCGCCATATTTTGGATGTGGGTCATTGCTATACTGGGCATGGCAACCGGATTTGCAGAAAGTATTTTAGGCCAGGTATATAAAATTCGCGACAGCAATGGCGAGTTTAGAGGTGGCCCTGCGTACTATATTCAACAAGGCTTAGGCAGTCGTGCATTTGCTATTGTGTTTGCCGCCTGTTTATTTTTAGGTTACGGCTTTACCTTTAGCGCCATGCAAACCAACACCATTACTGATGCACTCAATTACGCGTTCGAAATACCTACTTTTTACTCAGGAGTTGTGATCACACTCTTAGCGGGCTCTATTATTTTAGGTGGCTTTAAAGCCATTGCCCGATTTGCTGAGCGAGTAGTCCCTGTTATGGGCATCGTGTTTGTGCTTGTTGCTGTGGTAATTACACTGATTAACTTCACCCAAGTACCTGCCATGCTTAAAGATATATTTTTATCGGCGTTTGGCTTACAAGAAGCGGGCGCAGGCGCCATGGGTGCAGCCATTAAAAATGGTATACAACGCGGTTTATATTCTAATGAGGCTGGCGCGGGAAGTGTGCCGCATGCATCGGCAAGTGCCAGTCCAATGCCAAACCATCCGGCTACGCAAGGCTACATACAAATGTTAGGGGTGTTTTTCGATACCATCGTATTGTGTAGTTGTACCGCCGTTATTATTTTATTGGCCGATGTAGATATAAGCGGTGAAATGGAAGGTATACGCTTAACGCAAAGCGCCATGACCTCTCACTTAGCGCAAGGCGGCGTGTATTTTGTAGCCGCTGCCATTACTTTATTTGCATTTACCTCGGTGGTTGCTAACTACGCCTACGCCGAAAGTAACCTACACTTATTTAAGCTCGATAACAAAGTAGGGCGCGGTATTTATACTTTGCTTTATTTATCAATGATGTTGTGGGGCGCATCGGCCACCTTAAAACAAGTATGGGATTTAGCCGATATTGCGTTAGGGTTAATGACAGTGGTAAACGTTATCGCTATTATACTACTCACACCGACCATTTTGTCTGTTACTAACGACTACCACACACAAAGAGACAAAGGCATAGAGCCTGAGTTTAAGGTAAAAAACGTAAAAGTGCAGGGCAAATGTGAAGACGGAATTTGGGATTAA
- a CDS encoding patatin family protein: MHPKTALIAEGGGQRGIFTAGVLDAWLEQNYDPFDLFIGTSAGSQNLTSYLARQKGYAKRLIRGLSRHKRFFQLGRGLMGKHIVDLDWYFEKTTEVNRALDFKTAKNSLGDRELLITATNARDRKPYYLSPTGDGKHWRELLKASSALPFLYKQGVQLTPWLGTDSANESPVIDAQSNPDFFLDGGLAAPLPVREAYNRGARKIVVIRTVDTDFQAESAWVQKLRTLASASGYCPKTLDYLLQHEQAYLDELEFIANPPDDAEIIQIFANEKLHSKLLGSSNDDLRFDHKLGLKAGRDYLKNYHTELNRFSEPQYAM, from the coding sequence ATGCACCCTAAAACTGCATTGATTGCTGAAGGTGGAGGCCAGCGAGGGATATTTACAGCCGGTGTGCTTGACGCGTGGTTAGAGCAAAACTACGACCCGTTTGACTTATTTATAGGCACGTCTGCGGGCTCGCAAAATTTAACCAGTTATTTAGCGCGTCAAAAAGGCTACGCTAAACGCTTGATCAGAGGGCTTTCGCGTCATAAACGATTTTTTCAGTTAGGTCGCGGCCTAATGGGTAAACACATTGTTGACTTAGACTGGTATTTCGAAAAAACCACTGAGGTGAATAGAGCATTAGATTTTAAAACTGCAAAAAATAGCCTTGGCGATAGAGAGCTGCTGATCACTGCAACCAATGCACGAGATCGTAAACCGTATTATTTGTCTCCTACTGGCGATGGTAAACACTGGCGAGAACTATTAAAAGCCTCAAGTGCTTTACCTTTTTTGTATAAACAAGGTGTTCAACTTACTCCTTGGTTAGGTACTGATTCTGCAAATGAAAGCCCTGTAATTGATGCTCAATCTAACCCTGATTTTTTCTTAGATGGTGGATTAGCTGCGCCTTTACCGGTACGCGAAGCGTATAATCGTGGCGCCCGTAAAATTGTAGTAATAAGAACGGTAGACACCGATTTTCAAGCAGAATCAGCGTGGGTACAAAAACTGAGAACACTTGCGAGTGCTTCGGGGTATTGCCCAAAAACCCTCGACTATTTGTTACAACATGAACAAGCGTACTTAGACGAGCTTGAATTTATTGCTAATCCCCCAGATGATGCTGAAATTATTCAAATTTTTGCTAACGAAAAACTACATAGCAAATTGTTAGGCAGCTCTAATGATGACCTCAGATTTGATCATAAATTAGGCTTGAAAGCGGGTCGTGATTATTTAAAAAACTATCATACAGAGTTAAACCGTTTCAGTGAGCCGCAATACGCAATGTAA
- a CDS encoding DUF4145 domain-containing protein, translated as MHKRIKLDCGITVDIDRAPDKCPICNQAQLPANIFAKLTGDIENRKTKLELVMECMNLSCARFYISRYSKTHGTYNHNFKFDHSIPNVFNAPNIGQEIVNTSESFEKIFTQASEAESKQLDELAGIGYRKALEYLIKDYCISIKPDKEEDIKSNQLSRVINNYVTDENLKNCANRAVWLGNDETHYVRKWENHDLKDLKILIQLTCTWIQSSILTKKYMDEMSRD; from the coding sequence ATGCATAAGAGGATTAAATTAGATTGCGGCATTACGGTTGATATAGATAGAGCTCCAGATAAATGTCCTATTTGCAATCAAGCACAATTGCCAGCAAATATTTTTGCAAAACTCACTGGTGATATTGAAAATAGAAAAACAAAACTGGAACTTGTTATGGAGTGCATGAACCTAAGTTGCGCACGATTTTATATTAGCCGTTACAGTAAAACTCACGGAACATATAATCATAATTTCAAATTTGATCATTCAATTCCTAATGTCTTTAATGCTCCAAATATTGGACAAGAAATAGTTAATACTTCAGAATCATTTGAAAAAATATTCACTCAAGCTAGTGAAGCTGAGTCTAAACAATTGGATGAATTGGCAGGTATTGGCTATAGAAAAGCCCTTGAATATTTAATTAAAGATTATTGTATAAGTATAAAACCAGATAAAGAAGAAGACATAAAATCAAATCAATTAAGTCGTGTTATAAATAATTATGTAACAGATGAAAATCTAAAAAACTGTGCAAACAGAGCTGTATGGCTTGGTAATGATGAAACACACTATGTTAGAAAATGGGAAAACCATGATCTTAAAGATTTAAAAATCTTAATTCAATTAACTTGTACGTGGATACAAAGCTCAATTTTGACAAAGAAGTATATGGATGAAATGAGTCGTGATTAG
- a CDS encoding patatin-like phospholipase family protein, which translates to MIDIYAGKTAAKIINEQGFKPELFTSFLGASGGPKWFTLFGLDKYIFGEFFKHRTQPLNLIGSSAGAFRSACFAQNDPVAAIKRLATSYSQTRYSSNKPTPAEITIKARALLEDVFGDNGVIEIINNPVFKAHFIVAKSNGFIASENKLIQLLGLSKSYMLNRVNRKLLGSQYERFIFGAPNSNLSITDSYNFITKNIALTQTNLKDALLASGSIPLVMQGIKNIAGSPPGIYRDGGIIDYHFDLKINNPGLILYPHFNSDPKAGWFDKNLKRKVAPQNYDNVVMITPSKEFIAGLPYGKIPDRNDFTDLDADTRIKYWNTVFSETEKLAEAFDNDLKRKN; encoded by the coding sequence ATGATCGACATTTATGCAGGTAAAACTGCAGCAAAAATAATAAACGAACAAGGGTTTAAACCTGAGCTTTTTACCTCGTTTTTAGGGGCAAGTGGCGGGCCTAAATGGTTTACCTTATTTGGTTTAGATAAATATATATTTGGCGAATTTTTTAAACACCGCACTCAACCGCTTAATTTAATTGGCTCATCTGCAGGTGCTTTTCGTTCAGCGTGTTTTGCACAAAACGATCCAGTTGCAGCCATTAAGCGGTTAGCAACATCGTATTCACAAACGCGTTATTCAAGTAATAAACCAACACCTGCTGAAATTACAATTAAAGCCCGCGCATTACTTGAAGATGTATTTGGCGATAATGGCGTTATCGAAATAATAAATAACCCCGTATTTAAAGCACATTTTATAGTCGCTAAATCTAATGGCTTTATTGCCAGCGAAAATAAATTAATTCAGCTTTTAGGTTTATCAAAAAGTTATATGCTCAACCGCGTAAACCGAAAATTATTAGGCTCGCAATATGAGCGTTTTATTTTTGGCGCGCCCAATAGTAATTTAAGTATTACCGACAGCTACAATTTTATAACCAAAAATATTGCACTCACACAAACAAATTTGAAAGATGCTTTATTGGCATCAGGTTCTATACCACTAGTAATGCAAGGCATAAAAAATATCGCCGGTTCGCCACCAGGAATTTACCGCGATGGCGGCATTATTGATTACCACTTTGATTTAAAAATTAATAACCCAGGCTTAATTTTGTATCCGCATTTTAATAGCGACCCAAAAGCAGGGTGGTTTGATAAAAACTTAAAACGTAAAGTAGCACCACAAAATTACGACAACGTTGTGATGATCACCCCATCAAAAGAATTTATAGCCGGCTTACCTTACGGAAAAATCCCAGACAGAAACGACTTTACTGATCTCGATGCCGACACCCGCATTAAATATTGGAATACCGTATTTAGTGAAACGGAGAAATTAGCTGAAGCGTTTGATAATGATTTAAAAAGGAAAAATTAA
- a CDS encoding LLM class flavin-dependent oxidoreductase codes for MLTSTPFSLLELAPMSKGATVSDTLNKSTAYAQRADQLGFNRFWLAEHHNMPGIVCAATSILVGHIAGNTKKIRVGSGGIMLPNHAPLVVAEQFGTLENLYPGRIDLGLGRAPGSDPVTSRALNNDISRAENFPNEVSELQTLLGPYEGTKRVRAIPGENTNVPIWLLGSSLFSAQLAAKKGLPYVFAGHFAPRFVHDAIALYKREFKASSVLAKPYVMLALPLVAADTDEEAQYLSTTSKQRVLSLIRGDELWLKPPVATMEGLWSEQERAHVESFLGLSVTGGPASIKHKLEMIVNQLGVDELIFTNDLYDDEKRHRALQILMEIKN; via the coding sequence TTCGTTACTAGAACTGGCGCCTATGTCTAAAGGGGCCACGGTTAGTGACACCTTAAACAAAAGTACAGCCTACGCACAAAGAGCAGACCAATTAGGTTTTAACCGTTTTTGGTTAGCCGAGCATCATAATATGCCTGGGATTGTTTGTGCCGCCACTTCAATTTTAGTAGGGCACATAGCCGGCAACACTAAAAAAATACGCGTAGGGTCGGGTGGAATTATGTTACCTAATCACGCGCCTTTAGTTGTGGCTGAGCAATTTGGCACCTTAGAGAATTTGTATCCTGGTCGAATTGATTTAGGGCTAGGGCGCGCCCCGGGTAGCGACCCTGTGACAAGTCGCGCCTTAAATAACGACATTAGTCGCGCTGAAAACTTTCCTAATGAAGTGAGCGAGTTACAAACATTATTAGGTCCATATGAGGGAACTAAGCGTGTACGAGCAATTCCTGGTGAGAACACCAATGTGCCGATTTGGCTGTTAGGCTCAAGTTTATTTAGTGCCCAGTTAGCGGCGAAAAAAGGATTACCCTATGTATTTGCGGGGCATTTTGCACCACGTTTTGTACATGATGCAATAGCCTTATATAAACGAGAATTTAAAGCATCAAGTGTATTAGCTAAGCCTTATGTGATGTTGGCATTACCTTTAGTGGCTGCCGATACAGATGAAGAAGCACAATACTTATCAACCACTTCAAAACAGCGGGTACTGTCGTTAATCAGAGGCGACGAGTTGTGGTTAAAGCCCCCAGTAGCAACAATGGAAGGCTTGTGGAGCGAACAAGAGCGTGCTCATGTTGAGAGCTTTTTAGGGCTAAGTGTGACTGGCGGGCCAGCGAGTATTAAACACAAATTAGAAATGATCGTGAATCAGTTAGGGGTCGATGAGCTTATATTCACCAACGATTTATATGACGATGAAAAACGTCATCGAGCGTTACAAATCCTAATGGAAATAAAGAATTAA